The following proteins come from a genomic window of Sorghum bicolor cultivar BTx623 chromosome 3, Sorghum_bicolor_NCBIv3, whole genome shotgun sequence:
- the LOC8084834 gene encoding probable aldo-keto reductase 1 isoform X2, whose product MPCQQLPTALLSRVPFHFQFQPSLSTAAFDPPRLQPPAARAMEPAALPQVPRVKLGTQGLEVSKLGFGCMGLTGSYNAPLGDEAVAAVVAHAFRRGVTFFDTSDAYGPHTNETLLGKALKQLPREQVQVATKFGIGQGAAGGMTVCGTPEYVRACCEASLRRLDAGYIDLYYQHRVDTTVPIEDTIGELKKLVEEGKVKYIGLSEASPDTIRRAHAVHPITAVQMEWSLWSRDIEPEIVPLCRELGIGIVPYSPIGRGFFAGRGVTQEVSSVSSLQRHPRFTAESLEKNKQIYLKIEDLAKKYQCSPAQLALAWVLHQGDDVVPIPGTTKTKNLDANVESLKVKLTAEDLEEIASQIRAEDVAGGRQYNSYAHTSWKYADTPKK is encoded by the exons ATGCCCTGTCAGCAACTACCCACTGCACTGCTGAGCCGAGTTCCCTTCCACTTCCAGTTCCAGCCTTCACTCAGCACGGCAGCCTTCGATCCCCCGAGACTGCAGCCGCCCGCCGCCCGCGCCATGGAGCCAGCCGCCCTACCGCAGGTTCCCCGCGTCAAGCTCGGCACCCAGGGGCTGGAG GTGTCGAAGCTGGGGTTCGGGTGCATGGGGCTCACGGGCTCCTACAACGCGCCGCTCGGCGACGaggccgtcgccgccgtcgtcgcgcACGCCttccgccgcggggtcaccttCTTCGACACCTCCGACGCCTACGGGCCCCACACCAACGAGACCCTCCTGGGGAAGGCGCTCAAGCAGCTGCCGCGGGAGCAGGTGCAGGTGGCCACCAAGTTCGGGATAGGGCAGGGCGCCGCCGGCGGCATGACCGTGTGCGGCACGCCCGAGTACGTGCGCGCCTGCTGCGAGGCCAGCCTCCGCCGCCTCGACGCCGGCTACATCGACCTCTACTACCAGCACCGCGTCGACACCACCGTCCCCATCGAGGACACG ATTGGTGAGCTCAAGAAGCTGGTGGAGGAGGGGAAGGTCAAGTACATCGGCTTGTCGGAGGCGAGCCCGGACACGATCCGCCGCGCGCACGCGGTGCATCCCATCACCGCCGTGCAGATGGAGTGGTCGCTCTGGTCCCGTGACATCGAGCCCGAGATCGTGCCACTCTGCAG AGAATTGGGAATTGGAATTGTGCCTTACAGTCCAATCGGCCGCGGATTTTTTGCTGGAAGAGGAGTGACACAGGAAGTTTCTTCTGTATCTAGTCTG CAAAGGCATCCAAGATTTACAGCAGAAAGCTTGGAGAAGAACAAGCAGATTTACCTGAAAATAGAAGACCTGGCCAAGAAGTACCAGTGCAGCCCAGCTCAGCTAGCTCTAGCTTGGGTTCTGCATCAAGGGGATGATGTGGTTCCCATACCAG GGACAACAAAAACAAAGAACCTAGATGCCAACGTTGAGTCCTTGAAGGTGAAGCTCACAGCTGAGGACCTGGAAGAAATTGCCAGCCAGATACGTGCAGAAGATGTGGCTGGTGGAAGACAATACAATTCCTATGCACATACCTCCTGGAAGTATGCAGATACACCAAAGAAGTGA
- the LOC8084834 gene encoding probable aldo-keto reductase 1 isoform X1 yields MPCQQLPTALLSRVPFHFQFQPSLSTAAFDPPRLQPPAARAMEPAALPQVPRVKLGTQGLEVSKLGFGCMGLTGSYNAPLGDEAVAAVVAHAFRRGVTFFDTSDAYGPHTNETLLGKALKQLPREQVQVATKFGIGQGAAGGMTVCGTPEYVRACCEASLRRLDAGYIDLYYQHRVDTTVPIEDTVCVSWPPCRPHSHSSCCCCCCYELVIVPKSMQIGELKKLVEEGKVKYIGLSEASPDTIRRAHAVHPITAVQMEWSLWSRDIEPEIVPLCRELGIGIVPYSPIGRGFFAGRGVTQEVSSVSSLQRHPRFTAESLEKNKQIYLKIEDLAKKYQCSPAQLALAWVLHQGDDVVPIPGTTKTKNLDANVESLKVKLTAEDLEEIASQIRAEDVAGGRQYNSYAHTSWKYADTPKK; encoded by the exons ATGCCCTGTCAGCAACTACCCACTGCACTGCTGAGCCGAGTTCCCTTCCACTTCCAGTTCCAGCCTTCACTCAGCACGGCAGCCTTCGATCCCCCGAGACTGCAGCCGCCCGCCGCCCGCGCCATGGAGCCAGCCGCCCTACCGCAGGTTCCCCGCGTCAAGCTCGGCACCCAGGGGCTGGAG GTGTCGAAGCTGGGGTTCGGGTGCATGGGGCTCACGGGCTCCTACAACGCGCCGCTCGGCGACGaggccgtcgccgccgtcgtcgcgcACGCCttccgccgcggggtcaccttCTTCGACACCTCCGACGCCTACGGGCCCCACACCAACGAGACCCTCCTGGGGAAGGCGCTCAAGCAGCTGCCGCGGGAGCAGGTGCAGGTGGCCACCAAGTTCGGGATAGGGCAGGGCGCCGCCGGCGGCATGACCGTGTGCGGCACGCCCGAGTACGTGCGCGCCTGCTGCGAGGCCAGCCTCCGCCGCCTCGACGCCGGCTACATCGACCTCTACTACCAGCACCGCGTCGACACCACCGTCCCCATCGAGGACACGGTCTGCGTCTCTTGGCCACCTTGCCGGCCGCATTCTCATtcttcttgctgctgctgctgctgttatgAACTAGTTATTGTGCCGAAATCGATGCAGATTGGTGAGCTCAAGAAGCTGGTGGAGGAGGGGAAGGTCAAGTACATCGGCTTGTCGGAGGCGAGCCCGGACACGATCCGCCGCGCGCACGCGGTGCATCCCATCACCGCCGTGCAGATGGAGTGGTCGCTCTGGTCCCGTGACATCGAGCCCGAGATCGTGCCACTCTGCAG AGAATTGGGAATTGGAATTGTGCCTTACAGTCCAATCGGCCGCGGATTTTTTGCTGGAAGAGGAGTGACACAGGAAGTTTCTTCTGTATCTAGTCTG CAAAGGCATCCAAGATTTACAGCAGAAAGCTTGGAGAAGAACAAGCAGATTTACCTGAAAATAGAAGACCTGGCCAAGAAGTACCAGTGCAGCCCAGCTCAGCTAGCTCTAGCTTGGGTTCTGCATCAAGGGGATGATGTGGTTCCCATACCAG GGACAACAAAAACAAAGAACCTAGATGCCAACGTTGAGTCCTTGAAGGTGAAGCTCACAGCTGAGGACCTGGAAGAAATTGCCAGCCAGATACGTGCAGAAGATGTGGCTGGTGGAAGACAATACAATTCCTATGCACATACCTCCTGGAAGTATGCAGATACACCAAAGAAGTGA
- the LOC8054390 gene encoding probable aldo-keto reductase 1 → MFPGTKLHSTVPLPRSVHRRAAAMANQAPPVPRVKLGTQGFEVSKLGFGCMGLTGAYNSPLDDEAGIAVITHAFSRGITFFDTSNVYGPLTNEILLGKALKQLPREQVQVATKFGILRDESGNRTVCGRPEYVRACCEASLRRLDIDCIDLYYQHRIDTTIPIEETIGELKKLVEEGKVKYIGLSEASPDTIRRAHAVHPITAVQMEWSLWSRDIEPEIVPLCRELGIGIVPYSPLGRGFFGGRGVKEQVSAESVLHGIPRFAPENLEKNKQIYLRMEELANKHQCSPTQLALAWVLHQGNDVVPIPGTTKIKNLDSNIDSLKVKLTDEDLKEMGSQIREEDVAGGRQFASFEHATWKYADTPKKQS, encoded by the exons ATGTTTCCTGGAACCAAACTTCATTCCACCGTTCCTCTTCCTCGTTCAGTTCACCGGCGAGCAGCGGCCATGGCTAACCAAGCCCCTCCGGTTCCCCGCGTCAAGCTTGGCACCCAGGGATTCGAG GTGTCCAAGCTGGGGTTCGGCTGCATGGGGCTGACGGGCGCGTACAACTCCCCGCTGGACGACGAGGCCGGCATCGCCGTCATCACGCACGCTTTCAGCCGCGGGATCACCTTCTTCGACACCTCCAATGTATACGGCCCCCTCACCAACGAAATCCTCCTCGGCAAG GCGCTGAAGCAGCTGCCGCGGGAGCAGGTGCAGGTGGCCACCAAGTTCGGGATACTGCGTGACGAGAGCGGCAACCGGACCGTGTGCGGACGGCCGGAGTACGTTCGCGCCTGCTGCGAGGCCAGCCTGCGCCGCCTCGACATCGACTGCATCGACCTCTACTACCAGCACCGCATTGACACCACAATTCCCATCGAGGAGACG ATTGGCGAGCTCAAGAAGTTGGTGGAGGAGGGGAAGGTCAAGTACATCGGATTGTCAGAGGCGAGCCCGGACACCATTAGGCGTGCACACGCTGTGCACCCGATCACCGCCGTGCAGATGGAGTGGTCTCTCTGGTCTCGCGACATTGAGCCTGAAATTGTGCcgctgtgcag AGAATTGGGCATTGGAATTGTACCATACAGTCCTCTTGGCCGTGGGTTTTTCGGTGGAAGAGGAGTGAAAGAACAAGTGTCCGCTGAATCTGTTCTG CATGGGATCCCAAGGTTTGCTCCTGAAAATTTGGAGAAGAACAAGCAAATTTATCTGCGAATGGAAGAACTGGCCAATAAGCACCAGTGCAGCCCTACTCAGCTAGCTTTAGCATGGGTTCTGCATCAAGGAAATGATGTGGTTCCTATACCAG GGACAACCAAAATCAAGAATCTAGATTCCAACATTGACTCCTTGAAGGTGAAACTGACAGACGAAGATCTGAAAGAAATGGGCAGCCAGATACGTGAAGAAGATGTGGCTGGTGGGAGACAATTCGCTTCCTTTGAACATGCCACCTGGAAGTATGCTGATACACCCAAGAAGCAGAGCTAA